A stretch of DNA from Scomber scombrus chromosome 9, fScoSco1.1, whole genome shotgun sequence:
GGGAATCTGGGGATGGCGCTCTGAGAAGAGTGAGGTGGTCAGTGGATATGAAGCCAAGGTACCTGACTGCTGAGCCAATCAAATTTTTGGAAATAATTCTTAATATAggctttaatttatttctagTAACAAGGTATGCTGAACCATGCAGCCAAGACACTTTGACAGTCCTTGATAATTGATAGTACATTTTTCAGTGACCACAAATTATCTTTTAATGTCTGAATTTTCCTTTTAAGCCACATATAGACAGTGTGATTGTATAAATTTAATAGACACTGGGGTCTAATAAAATCTTGGTCACGATCTCTGTTGGATTCAACAACACAATTTTGGGGATGTCAGATTATGTGATGAATGCGTGTTTTTGAAAATGCAGCAAAGCAAGGAAGGTTTTTATCCTTTTGACAATACACCAAACTTCATTTATGTTCCACCTCCatcatttgggttttttctgTCCCCTAAACGAAACTTTTTAGTGAAATGTTGCTCCGGTTAGTGTACTCTGAGTCACTTCATGTCATATTCTGACTGGTTGGGTTGTAGCAGCAGTCACATAGTGAGAATTTAGTCCTAAACTTTGCTTTCTTTGGTCACCTAGGTTCTAAATCAGCCATTGGTggacttattatttatttttgagtttttgagcacaaatattatatttagACTAAATTATCATTGAATTATTCACAAAGAAGATGCGGCTTAGAAACTAATGTGATATATTGTAAACAAAACTGCTGTAGGTAGATAAAGATAAACTAGGGAGGAATTTTGATCTTTACACTTTAAGCCAGTTTAAACCTCCTGCTGtgcacaaaatattaaatgtttttatgatccTTAAAGTTTTGAATGAAACTTTACTAAAACTAAGTGTAAAAACAGTGTGCTTTTCCTTTATGTGTTGATGTGTGCAGGTTTACAGTGCTACCAATGTGGAGCTGGTGACTCGGTCAAGGACAGAGCATCTATCAGACCAGGACAAGTCAAGGAGCAAAggtgaacacacaaacacgcattCACATTCGTAGTGGTGGTAATGTAATGATATTTGGCACGTCACCTCAAAATAATTTCTAGGCCTAAAAATAACTATTTAAAGTATATTATTTCTTTTTGACACATGATACAATTGTATTACATGACATTTTATGCTACGCTCTGGATGAGacaaaatatgattaatttTCAGTGCAGGTTGATAATGCTCTCTCTACATTATTCCCGCTCAGGCTCAAAGACTCCTCTGCAGTCCTTCCTGGGAATTGCTGAGCAGCATACAGCTCACAATGGGGTAAGAATCTCCACAGTGCCTTCGTgccacatccacacacaccacCCACACCACCTGCAGCCTCCTTTGATGAACAGCGTCACATATgaatctctttctttctgtcagaGTAATGTGTCCCAGTGTGCCAGCCCTCACAACCCCACAGCCATCACAGCGGAGGAATACTTCAACCCAGAGTTTAACCTGAACGGCCGGGACATCGGACGTCCTGTCGAGCTGACCAGCAAAGTCCAGAGGTATGACTGAGCCATGGCAACAAACACGACCATGCATAGAAAGCTGCTGCACTCAATAGCTTTTTTGATGCGTTTTTTTATCAGTATTGGGCAAGCTACTAGTAAAGTGTAGTGAACTAAGCTACATACAGGTCAGAGTGGCGGTGGTGTCATGTACTGATCCTCAGCAGTTTGATTTCAGTCTGTAGCAGAAAGCTCCACTTTGCTTGAGCTTCAGAAGTGATTGATGGAAAAATGTAGCTTGTCTATACGCTACCGCATTACTTGATCAATAAAAGAGCTTTGCTACTGAAAAGCTGTTTAATTCAGAAAACCGACACGCTACTAAGGAATGTAGTAACGCTGCTACTGCTCAACACTGGTCTTGGTCTTACCGTCaactgtgtctttctttctcctcccctctgtccatctctctgttgTCTCCAGGTTTAAAGCGACCCTGTGGTTGAGTGAATCTCACCCTCTGTCCCTGGCCGAGCAGGTGACGCCCATCATCGACCTCATGGCCATCTCCAATGCCCATTTTGCAAAACTGCGTGATTTCATTACTTTGCGCTTGCCACCAGGCTTCCCGGTCAAGATAGGTGAGTGTGAGGAGTCAGTTTTTAACAGAGGTTGAAGCCCCCTTGCGGAACACTTCACTGATTCCCCAGCTCCAGGCCTCTTAGTCTGTAGTACAGCTGTAACTTTCATTTTGTCATGttatgaccaaaataatgaggACATAAAGGTATTTTTCCTGGTTCTTTGTTCCTGGTTTGTGCCATCACGCCTTAGCATTCATCATTCTTCCTGTATGGTTTCATCCCCCTGTCCACTGTTGCTACAGGGATAATAAACTATCTGAATCTcccaaaatgaaagaaactcTTATTGTCCAGCTTTTGTccatcttctttgttttttgctaCATGAAGAATTAAATAGTTGTTGCTACTTGACCTAATTACACCTTCTGACTGAATCAaactctctgtctgtccctccAGAGATTCCTTTGTTTCACGTGTTGAACGCCAGAGTGACCTTCAGTAACCTCTGCGGCTGTGACGAGCCGGTTAGCTCGGTGACGGTTCACAATCCGGAGGGCTCTGAAGAAACCGGTAACAATCCATTCGATCCACATACACCAGttgttaaaataacattgaTGGGAGTGTTTTTCAGTGGCTGCTTACAGTGACCTGTAATgagcagaaatgtaaaacttAATATTTGCGTTTTGGTTTGAGGATAGAAGATTTGCTTAAAATGTGAGTTGTTTCCAAAGTGAGTTTGTAAAGATAATTCATTTGCAGGTTCAGTAATGTTATATTATCTTTACCCAGGTCAGTGTCCCTCCGCTCCCTTCCACTGTGAGGTGGACCCCTCGGTGTTTGAGCCCCCGCCAGACTACACTACTCTTGGTCCGGGCCGCAGTGAACCAATGAGGGACGAGGATGACAACTTGTTGCAGTTCGCCATCCAGCAGAGCCTTCTGGACGCTGGCACAGAGAGTGACCAGGTCTGAGCACACCGCCTCACAGTTACTAGGCTCAGTCAGAGATTTAAATATACACGAATAATGCTGTTTGTGGctctttgtttccatttttcctttctttttgagCTGAAACATGcctcaataaataaagttaGTGATTGGTTTTGTCGAGGTAACAAAATTCACCTTTAGGATTCTCTTTATATCTGAAGCCACTTGATAAACTccactttctctttcacacattcatgtatgttctttttttgtttttgtttttcatttttttaaggtGACCATCTGGGAGGCTCTGACCAACAGCCGTCCGGTGCCCCAGTCTCCACTGTATGAGGAAGACTCTCAGCTGGAGAGGTGAACTAACCTATGTCctattacatttacatataacaTCATCCTAACTTCAACAAAACTACTTATTTGACAGGACAGGATCATTTTTTTGCCCTGAAGTTTAAGTCAGTGTCAAGCATAGAAACAGAGAGCCACGCTTATCTTCTCTGTTATGTCTAATGTTAGACTGATGTGCAATCTGATAGACCAACCAAAGGACGATTGATAcatcatatataaataaatacaacatattttctgtgatttcttttagattttagtttttgtccATTGTGTTCAGAGAattgtgtaaaaacaaaaaggacaaaTAATTCAATCAAAAACGTAGGAAGATGTTGTCATTTAAGCATATCACTATTATTACAACGTATCCTTACACAAGTTGAAGTATTTATAGTTGTGACTGCAAAACCATTGAGGTTCAATTCATGCCAGCTTCTCTTTTATTTAGGAAGACCTCTGGCATGtgtaataatttaattaaacatcTCTGAATAGAACTCAGTGATTAGCTCTTTCTTTCGACCTCATGGGAACAGTTCATCCCAGTCATCCTGTAATGAAGCCCAGCAGTGAAACTTTCCAAGATGCCTTTCTTTTGTTTAACGATATTTCAGTTCTTTCCTCTTTAATTATATCTCTAACAGGGCAATCCAGGAGTCCCTGTCCATCTCACTGGCCAGCAGAGAGGGAGACGACATGTCCGACCCCATTCAgccctcctctgtctccccgTTGGACCCTGGTGCCAATTCCCCGCTCTCTTACAACACAGCCACGGATCCACGGTTATCGGGGCAATTCGGTGTGGCAAGCAACTTCGACGAGCAGTTGCGTATGGCCATGGAGATGTCATGCCGGGAACAGGAGGAGATAGACAGGTGAGGCAGACAGATaactaactcttggcaagaaagcaaacaagGATTTGCTCAAATGTGGAACTATTCTTTTAATAGGAACTAAATGAATAATTCCACATTTGGATAACTTCTCAGCCACAGCTATTCTCTTCTACTGTAgtccttttattttgtttccttttcacTACAAGTGAGCACACAGTTAGTGCTGCACTGTGCTCTTGCATTTCAATCTGCTGTGGCTCAGTagggtttgttttttgcagtagAGCGTCAGAATCTTACCCAGGGAGCTCCCCACCGTTCCATGTTGTTAATTGTATGCAGAGATGACACAAGAACGTCATCTATTCTAATTGTGGTGTCTAACAGTAGCGAGCACCTTAGCTTGACAGCTTAGTAGTACTGTTAATTTGAGGGTGAACATTTTCCCCCCTCTTTACAGCTTTCAGGGCCCGTCAGCtgtgtaaatgaatgaatatgaaagACAATCTGTTACAGTAAGATGTCCAGGATCAGGGCTATCGTGTTTCAATCCACTGTCATAATATCAAAACAACATGCTGAAACTGCTGCATGTAACCCCCTGCACCCAGTAATAACATCCGGTCACTCAGCACTATAAAGATGTTGAGATACTCCAGTATAACCACTCAGGCAAATCGAAACTGATAAGAGGAAATGCTAAAAGACACAGAGGATCAGATTATTCTGTATACAGTTTCAAACCAAAGTTAATTTATGCCAAAAATCCCTGTTTTCTCTGTAAAAGGggtaatcattttaaaatcagtgtttgctgtgttttcttcagctaaaaacaaatcatacatggatgaaaacaatacaaactTTAAATCCCTGTCATTGCTCCTCTGATGAACTGTATCTCTTCTTGTTGTCACAGGAAGCataaggaggaagaggatgagctGGAGAGGATCCTGCAGCTGTCACTCACCGAGAAGTAATGTCACGTCAACGGCGACGGAGGAGGGTCTTCAATGGGCAACAATCCTcttaatttattcagtttttattttttaaatccagagATATTAAGTTattacagatgttttatttatctctttCTCATATGAAGGCTGCTACAAGAGAGTGTATAGGACCAAAAGAAacaatgtgagtgtgagtgaaaCAGGTGGGAGGGGTAAGGAAAGGGGGGAACAGGTACTCTGAAACACActacagtgaaggaggagacaaAAGGGAgagtctttgtttttcattttttattgaatatttttcacaGTCTTGCTGTCTTTATTGAGTGATGAATGATCCTTAAACTTTAAACCTATTATATGATActgatgaaaaattaaaaaatacaatcttAATGGAATAACTTACAGAAATATGATTAtaacatttgaaacatttatgTTGGCTTACTCCTATgtgtggaaaaataaagaataatgatCCTCCTGGAATACAGTGTGTTAGTCTTTTAATGCATGTGATCAAAGGAACAAACATAATAATcacatgtgaaatgtttttttttttatctttacagtttcttttatacccaaaaaatgaacaataattgTAATATGTATCACATTTTGCTCATTCAGTGTTAGTGAAATGTCCAGTATTCCACAGGAATTAAGCAAAACGGAAAGCTTGATCATCTTCAAAGCTGTGAGACAAAAAGTATGAGCTATGTGTAGTTGAAGCCATATTGTAATCAAATCTAGTTCAAAGTACAAAGAGCTCTTATCTACAGCTATCTGCCTTACAACATGATTAAACGTTGACTTACAGACTAATGCAGTAAACCATGCATGTAAACCAGCACTCATCAAAAGTTTTCTAAATGTTTAAAGcaggaatgtttttttctgttagttTTTTAGATTAACCACTTAAGTTATTGGCAGGGATGGAATATATGAACATAAGACAATGCaatacaatgtataataataatggtgtatattattataatattttatcacatttagcatttagcaACCTGACCAGTAACCTTTAGTAATTTGGGTTTAAGAtccctgctttaaaaaaaaaagaagatagcGTTCATTTTAATTTGACCACCCCACAGAGGCGGCTGGTCCAGTggttttttccttcttcacgGTGCCTTTGTCCTCGTTGTTCAGAACATATGTATTTTCCCTACGTAGTTTTACAACTTCCTTAAGCTCACCGTTCAGCT
This window harbors:
- the ankrd13d gene encoding ankyrin repeat domain-containing protein 13D, which codes for MAQEAFPLHALVWNNQYLELDRELQKKEQDVERLDPRGRSPLELAVCLGHLESTRVLLRHSSDPTHCNAQGWTILQEAVSTGDPELVQLVLQYRDFKRATERLAGIPELLSKLRQARDFYVEMKWEFTSWVPLVSKVCPSDVYRVWKSGSCLRVDTTLLGFEHMTWLKGRRSYIFKGGDDGAVVMEVDHEKQVVYTEPLVLSPRDAPSLLAAMQPSQENTAQRITSPIVSTHLNTRNIAFERNKSGIWGWRSEKSEVVSGYEAKVYSATNVELVTRSRTEHLSDQDKSRSKGSKTPLQSFLGIAEQHTAHNGSNVSQCASPHNPTAITAEEYFNPEFNLNGRDIGRPVELTSKVQRFKATLWLSESHPLSLAEQVTPIIDLMAISNAHFAKLRDFITLRLPPGFPVKIEIPLFHVLNARVTFSNLCGCDEPVSSVTVHNPEGSEETGQCPSAPFHCEVDPSVFEPPPDYTTLGPGRSEPMRDEDDNLLQFAIQQSLLDAGTESDQVTIWEALTNSRPVPQSPLYEEDSQLERAIQESLSISLASREGDDMSDPIQPSSVSPLDPGANSPLSYNTATDPRLSGQFGVASNFDEQLRMAMEMSCREQEEIDRKHKEEEDELERILQLSLTEK